One Orcinus orca chromosome 7, mOrcOrc1.1, whole genome shotgun sequence genomic window carries:
- the C1QL2 gene encoding complement C1q-like protein 2, with protein sequence MALGLLIAVPLLLQAAPPGAAHYEMMGTCRMICDPYSAAPGGGPAGAKAPPPGPSTTALEVMQDLSVNPPPPFIQGPKGDPGRPGKPGPRGPPGEPGPPGPRGPPGEKGDSGRPGLPGLQLTAGAAGGVGVVGGGTGGGGDSEGEVTGALNAAFSGPKIAFYVGLKSPHEGYEVLRFDDVVTNLGNHYDPTTGKFSCQVRGIYFFTYHILMRGGDGTSMWADLCKNGQVRASAIAQDADQNYDYASNSVVLHLDSGDEVYVKLDGGKAHGGNNNKYSTFSGFLLYPD encoded by the exons ATGGCTCTGGGGCTGCTTATCGCCGTGCCGTTGCTGCTGCAGGCGGCGCCCCCCGGGGCGGCGCACTACGAGATGATGGGCACCTGCCGCATGATCTGCGACCCGTACAGCGCGGCACCCGGCGGGGGCCCCGCGGGCGCCAAGGCTCCACCGCCCGGACCCAGCACTACCGCCCTGGAAGTCATGCAGGACCTGAGCGTCAACCCTCCGCCCCCTTTCATCCAGGGACCCAAGGGCGACCCGGGGCGACCCGGCAAGCCGGGGCCGCGGGGACCCCCGGGAGAGCCGGGCCCACCTGGACCCAGGGGTCCCCCGGGGGAGAAGGGCGACTCGGGGCGGCCCGGGCTGCCTGGGCTGCAGCTGACGGCGGGCGCGGCAGGCGGTGTCGGGGTGGTGGGTGGCGGAACCGGGGGCGGCGGCGACTCTGAGGGCGAAGTGACCGGCGCGCTGAACGCCGCCTTCAGCGGTCCCAAGATCGCCTTCTATGTGGGTCTGAAGAGTCCCCATGAGGGCTACGAGGTGCTCAGATTCGACGACGTGGTCACCAATCTCGGCAATCACTACGACCCCACTACTGGCAAGTTCAGCTGCCAGGTGCGGGGCATCTACTTCTTCACCTACCACATCCTCATGCGCGGCGGCGACGGCACTAGCATGTGGGCGGACCTCTGCAAGAACGGGCAG GTCCGGGCCAGCGCCATCGCACAGGACGCCGACCAGAACTACGACTACGCCAGTAACAGCGTGGTGCTGCACCTTGATTCAGGGGACGAGGTGTACGTGAAGCTGGACGGAGGGAAGGCTCATGGAGGCAACAACAACAAGTACAGCACGTTCTCGGGCTTTCTTCTGTACCCGGATTAG